A stretch of the Vitis vinifera cultivar Pinot Noir 40024 chromosome 16, ASM3070453v1 genome encodes the following:
- the LOC100261377 gene encoding uncharacterized protein LOC100261377 isoform X1, with amino-acid sequence MTRATAHAMMHDACHSRTRASGGQRPLLRVSNQATGKERNLCTWNFSELRNYHSQNFLEPRYKELTSNSQFCSHSSRKVPVCFDHSPNLLSGETYSVLQSSGFQHWFKNWQEQRKHKLTASTFGGAVGFWPRRRVQLWLEKLGATKPFSGNLATCWSNIKEEEALERYKLITGNTVLFPEFQVYGKKDPEDNWLAASPDGIVDSLVYGLHSRGVLEIKCPFFNGDKSIASPWSRVPLYYIPQAQGLMEIMDRDWMDFYVWTLNGSSLFRLYRDAEYWDVLKIALSDFWFKHVLPARELCRKHAINSPLTELRSLKPEPRHELCRYIVYESKRIVDDSKLLMREIHGKLQN; translated from the coding sequence ATGACTCGTGCCACGGCCCATGCTATGATGCATGATGCATGCCACAGCCGGACACGTGCCTCTGGGGGGCAGAGGCCCCTATTGAGAGTCAGCAACCAGGCAACAGGCAAAGAAAGAAACTTATGTACATGGAATTTTTCAGAACTGAGAAACTATCACAGCCAGAATTTTTTAGAGCCAAGATATAAAGAGCTTACTTCCAATAGTCAATTTTGTAGTCATTCCTCTAGGAAAGTTCCAGTCTGTTTTGATCATTCTCCCAATTTGTTATCTGGTGAGACTTATTCTGTTCTTCAATCAAGTGGTTTTCAGCACTGGTTCAAGAACTGGCAAGAACAGAGAAAGCATAAACTGACTGCAAGCACTTTTGGTGGGGCTGTTGGTTTTTGGCCTCGCCGAAGAGTCCAGCTCTGGTTAGAAAAGTTGGGGGCAACTAAGCCATTCAGCGGAAACCTAGCTACTTGTTGGAGTAACATTAAAGAAGAGGAAGCACTTGAAAGGTACAAGCTGATAACAGGAAATACTGTCCTGTTTCCTGAATTTCAGGTCTATGGTAAGAAAGATCCAGAGGACAATTGGCTTGCAGCTTCACCAGATGGGATAGTTGACAGTCTTGTCTATGGATTGCATTCCAGAGGAGTGCTGGAGATAAAGTGCCCTTTTTTTAATGGAGATAAGAGCATAGCTTCACCTTGGTCTCGAGTTCCCCTTTATTATATTCCCCAAGCTCAAGGTTTAATGGAGATAATGGATCGGGATTGGATGGATTTCTATGTTTGGACCCTTAATGGAAGCAGTTTATTCCGCTTATACCGGGATGCAGAATATTGGGATGTTCTCAAAATAGCATTATCTGACTTCTGGTTTAAGCATGTGCTGCCAGCCAGAGAGTTGTGCCGTAAACATGCGATCAATAGTCCTCTCACTGAATTGCGATCACTCAAGCCAGAACCGAGACATGAATTATGTAGATACATAGTTTATGAAAGTAAACGCATTGTTGATGACTCCAAATTATTGATGCGAGAAATTCATGGGAAACTGCAAAATTGA